Proteins from a genomic interval of Mycoplasmopsis columboralis:
- the rlmB gene encoding 23S rRNA (guanosine(2251)-2'-O)-methyltransferase RlmB: MKKLTISGKNSVIEAFQNNLPISKIFISKKENLNYFKNNTNIVEIVEPKYLDSLTNENHQGFVAFLSDLNYLDINYLIKKQPKGVLVLDKIQDPHNFGAIIRSANAAGITDIIYPKENSCDINSTVLKVSSGGFVNMNFYRVNSISAAITKLKKAGFWAYATTLTPQAISHTQVSYNTPSLLIIGNEGSGISKGVLSVCDQNIYIRQYGSVQSLNASVAAGIILFDFASKINEK; the protein is encoded by the coding sequence ATGAAAAAATTAACAATTAGCGGCAAGAACTCCGTTATTGAAGCTTTTCAGAATAACTTACCTATTTCAAAAATATTCATTTCTAAAAAAGAAAATTTGAATTACTTTAAAAATAATACAAATATTGTAGAAATTGTTGAACCTAAATATTTAGATTCCTTAACTAATGAAAACCACCAAGGTTTTGTTGCTTTTTTGTCAGACTTAAATTATTTAGATATCAATTATTTAATCAAAAAACAACCTAAAGGAGTTTTAGTTTTAGATAAAATTCAAGATCCGCACAATTTCGGAGCTATTATTCGGAGTGCTAATGCAGCAGGAATTACTGACATTATTTATCCTAAAGAAAATTCCTGTGATATTAATTCGACAGTATTAAAAGTCTCAAGTGGCGGATTTGTGAATATGAATTTTTATCGTGTAAATTCAATTAGTGCAGCTATAACAAAACTAAAAAAAGCCGGTTTTTGAGCTTACGCTACTACTTTAACACCTCAAGCAATTTCTCATACACAAGTTAGTTACAATACTCCTTCTCTTTTAATTATTGGTAATGAAGGTAGCGGAATTTCTAAAGGTGTTCTTTCTGTTTGTGATCAGAACATTTATATTCGTCAATACGGAAGTGTTCAATCACTTAATGCATCTGTAGCAGCAGGAATTATTCTTTTTGATTTTGCGTCAAAAATTAATGAAAAATAA
- the ftsZ gene encoding cell division protein FtsZ has translation MYDELSASQKKIAASNTENEQMIDRNTAGIVLKVIGVGGAGNNAIQMMDKEQFKNVEFIVANTDAQALASNDCKNKIALGKDNRGLGAGSDPEVGAKAAKESLSEIQEKIGGADVVIIAAGLGGGTGTGAAPVIAEAAKNNGALTIAIVTTPFLYEGPKRRRYAKEGIEKLSKFVDSYIILSNNKLADNYGDVPLNDTFELSNISLKNIILAIHDILYRIGRINIDYADVRKILTDGGLTMVGIAQATGKDRAEKAVEKAFEQNLYEKPINKASRMIINIQSDKKASLSEVQKAISKAYQVFGTSIDDEEEGIDTITGHEIVDLKDNGELFKVSIIVTGSNDENARELKVPTMQNNDAISFAQAQLNELQYSKEHESTQVETQTQSYSPAYSWDEEPVVEQPVQPQEVVYEKPQVEVVHEVEYQPLKREIPVQEYNYNNYFDEEPSDKLPEELTNIENVFGETREASHSSYSQQPRTNEYTISERTSEYNAGETREVNEFLSYQQAGEPEKKYQNEKSSKDLKNNSDDWY, from the coding sequence ATGTACGATGAATTAAGTGCTTCACAAAAGAAAATCGCTGCTTCAAATACCGAAAACGAACAAATGATTGACCGTAATACCGCTGGTATTGTGCTCAAAGTTATCGGTGTTGGAGGGGCAGGTAACAACGCAATTCAAATGATGGATAAAGAGCAATTCAAAAACGTTGAATTTATCGTTGCCAACACAGATGCTCAAGCGCTCGCATCAAATGACTGTAAAAATAAAATTGCTTTAGGTAAAGATAACCGTGGTTTAGGTGCTGGTTCTGATCCTGAAGTAGGAGCTAAAGCTGCCAAAGAAAGTTTATCTGAAATTCAAGAAAAAATCGGTGGTGCTGATGTGGTGATCATTGCCGCTGGACTTGGTGGAGGAACTGGAACTGGAGCTGCTCCTGTGATTGCTGAAGCAGCCAAAAATAATGGTGCCTTAACTATTGCAATTGTTACAACCCCATTCTTATATGAGGGTCCTAAAAGAAGAAGATATGCTAAAGAAGGAATCGAAAAACTTTCTAAATTTGTCGATTCATATATTATCTTGTCAAATAATAAATTAGCTGATAATTACGGAGATGTACCGTTAAATGACACTTTCGAATTATCAAACATTTCCCTTAAAAACATTATTTTAGCTATTCATGATATTTTATACCGTATTGGTAGAATTAACATTGATTACGCTGATGTTAGAAAAATTTTAACCGATGGTGGATTAACCATGGTTGGAATTGCTCAAGCAACCGGAAAAGATAGAGCTGAAAAAGCTGTTGAAAAAGCTTTTGAGCAAAATCTTTACGAAAAACCAATCAATAAAGCATCAAGAATGATCATTAACATTCAAAGTGATAAAAAAGCTTCACTTTCAGAAGTTCAAAAAGCCATTAGCAAAGCTTACCAAGTTTTTGGGACTTCAATTGATGATGAAGAAGAAGGAATTGATACAATTACTGGACATGAAATTGTAGACCTTAAAGATAATGGTGAATTATTTAAAGTCTCAATTATCGTTACTGGAAGTAATGATGAAAATGCCAGAGAATTAAAAGTTCCAACTATGCAAAATAATGATGCTATTTCATTTGCACAAGCTCAATTAAACGAACTTCAATATTCAAAAGAACATGAATCTACACAAGTAGAAACTCAAACTCAAAGCTATTCTCCTGCTTATTCTTGAGACGAAGAACCAGTTGTGGAGCAACCAGTTCAACCTCAAGAAGTTGTTTATGAAAAACCTCAAGTTGAAGTCGTGCATGAAGTTGAATATCAACCACTTAAAAGAGAAATACCAGTACAAGAATATAACTACAACAATTACTTTGATGAAGAACCTTCAGACAAACTTCCTGAAGAACTCACAAACATTGAAAATGTGTTTGGTGAAACTAGAGAAGCTTCTCATTCAAGCTACTCACAACAACCAAGAACTAACGAATACACCATTTCTGAACGTACTTCAGAATACAACGCCGGAGAAACAAGAGAAGTAAATGAATTTCTTTCTTATCAACAGGCAGGTGAACCAGAAAAAAAGTATCAAAATGAGAAATCTTCAAAAGATTTAAAAAATAATTCAGACGATTGATACTAA
- the argS gene encoding arginine--tRNA ligase, with translation MSLFLNTKNKINAVLKQLKDQQILNSEFGDSELVYSLATPNVPENLNSQQINYHYATNVAFIAKRFFKGSPMQLANLIAEKLQQDPFFDKIDVANPGFINIVLNSQSLLDFLKSVVTLNEQYGANQVKSQKINLEFVSANPTGFLHVGHARGAAVGDSLARILTHAGHEVEREYYINDAGNQINVLTQSASVRYHKLFGIDIPMPETCYRGDDIIWLAQQIKDKYNDKFINQSETKEFKKICIEILLNKIKEDLANFNVTFNTFFSEQSLYDQELIKQTLSTLQPHTFTQDNALFLATEKLGDDKDRVLIKQDGSYTYLLPDIAYHQIKSAKAEKLINVWGADHSGYIARMKIALECLGVDSSKMDVLVVQLVRLIKNGEEFKMSKRAGTSVFLSDLLNESSSDAVRFSMLTREVNSKFDFDIDIANSKDVKNPVFTVQYTHSRATSILNKVGTLSMNNQLSLSVKMQNLIMELAKFPELIKTIAQTYKVNLMPQYLIDLAKAFNSFYSETKIVGSENEATLAYLVLATKNTLKLGLNLIGVSAPESM, from the coding sequence ATGTCGTTATTTTTGAACACAAAAAACAAAATCAATGCCGTTTTAAAACAATTAAAAGACCAACAAATTTTAAATAGTGAATTTGGTGATAGTGAGCTTGTTTACAGCCTTGCAACCCCTAATGTTCCAGAAAATTTAAACTCACAGCAAATTAATTATCATTATGCTACTAATGTAGCCTTTATTGCTAAAAGATTTTTTAAAGGTTCTCCTATGCAATTGGCAAATTTAATTGCTGAAAAATTACAACAAGATCCCTTTTTTGACAAAATAGATGTTGCCAATCCTGGTTTTATTAATATTGTTCTAAATTCACAATCACTATTAGATTTTCTTAAAAGTGTGGTTACTTTAAATGAACAATATGGTGCCAATCAAGTAAAATCCCAAAAAATTAACTTGGAGTTTGTTTCAGCCAATCCAACTGGTTTTTTACATGTAGGACACGCTAGAGGAGCTGCTGTTGGAGATTCATTAGCTCGAATTTTAACTCACGCAGGACATGAAGTTGAAAGAGAATATTACATAAACGATGCCGGAAATCAAATTAATGTCTTAACACAATCAGCGTCAGTTAGATATCACAAGCTTTTTGGCATTGACATTCCAATGCCTGAAACTTGCTATCGTGGAGATGACATCATTTGACTTGCTCAACAAATCAAAGACAAATATAACGATAAATTCATCAATCAAAGCGAAACTAAAGAATTCAAAAAAATATGCATAGAAATTTTGTTAAATAAAATCAAAGAAGATTTAGCTAATTTTAATGTAACTTTTAACACATTTTTTAGTGAACAATCATTATATGATCAAGAATTAATTAAACAAACTTTATCAACTTTGCAACCACATACTTTCACTCAAGATAATGCATTATTTTTAGCTACTGAAAAACTAGGAGATGACAAAGATAGGGTCTTAATTAAACAGGATGGTTCTTATACTTATTTATTGCCTGATATTGCTTATCACCAAATTAAATCCGCTAAAGCAGAAAAACTTATCAACGTTTGAGGTGCAGATCACTCTGGGTATATCGCAAGAATGAAAATCGCTTTAGAATGCTTGGGAGTTGATTCTTCCAAAATGGATGTTTTAGTAGTTCAACTTGTGCGTTTGATTAAAAATGGTGAAGAATTCAAAATGTCCAAACGTGCAGGAACTAGTGTCTTTTTAAGTGACTTACTCAATGAATCTTCCTCAGATGCTGTCCGTTTTTCAATGCTTACTCGTGAGGTAAATAGTAAATTTGATTTTGATATTGATATTGCCAATTCCAAAGATGTAAAAAATCCTGTGTTTACTGTTCAATACACTCATTCAAGAGCTACTTCAATCTTAAATAAAGTCGGAACTTTAAGCATGAATAATCAGTTATCTTTAAGTGTTAAAATGCAAAATTTAATCATGGAACTTGCTAAATTTCCTGAGTTAATTAAAACCATTGCCCAAACTTATAAAGTTAACTTAATGCCACAATATTTAATTGATTTAGCAAAAGCATTTAATAGTTTTTACTCAGAAACTAAAATTGTTGGTTCTGAAAATGAAGCAACTTTGGCTTATTTAGTTTTAGCAACCAAAAACACTTTAAAATTAGGGCTTAACTTAATTGGTGTGTCAGCTCCTGAAAGTATGTAA
- the rsmH gene encoding 16S rRNA (cytosine(1402)-N(4))-methyltransferase RsmH: protein MNKLHYSVLLNETISELNIKEDGIYVDLTLGMGGHSEAILQRLTTGKLYCFDKDDFALEYAKNRLMQTSPNFELIKSDFQNIKSELLQRGITQVDGIIADLGISSPQVDNSERGFSYNKDAKLDMRMDQTQALSAWEVVNEYDEAKLAQILWENADVKLPKKVAKAIVESRPINTTLELVDIIRKAYPAKIVKEKNPSKAVFQALRIEVNNELHSLQNMLSDAVQLLKNNAVLAIITFHSIEDKIVKNFFKTLIEDKLPAKLPVFVEKQYFAKQFKPSNRELQENKRSRSAKLRVLYKK from the coding sequence ATGAATAAATTACACTATTCAGTTCTTCTCAATGAAACAATTTCTGAACTTAATATAAAAGAAGATGGTATATATGTTGATCTCACATTGGGAATGGGAGGTCACTCTGAAGCCATTTTACAACGCCTTACTACTGGTAAGTTATATTGTTTTGATAAAGACGATTTTGCACTTGAATACGCAAAAAATCGTCTGATGCAAACATCGCCTAACTTTGAATTAATTAAAAGTGATTTCCAGAATATAAAATCAGAATTACTTCAAAGAGGAATAACTCAAGTAGATGGTATTATTGCTGATTTAGGTATCTCATCTCCTCAGGTAGATAATTCTGAGAGAGGTTTTAGCTACAATAAAGATGCCAAATTAGATATGCGTATGGATCAAACTCAAGCTTTAAGTGCTTGAGAGGTTGTCAACGAATATGATGAAGCCAAATTAGCCCAAATTCTATGAGAAAACGCTGATGTAAAGCTTCCAAAAAAAGTTGCGAAAGCCATCGTAGAAAGTCGGCCAATTAACACTACGTTAGAATTAGTTGACATTATTCGCAAAGCATATCCAGCCAAAATAGTGAAAGAAAAAAATCCTTCTAAAGCAGTTTTTCAAGCTCTTCGCATTGAGGTTAATAACGAGTTACACTCACTTCAAAACATGCTAAGTGATGCGGTTCAATTACTTAAAAATAATGCCGTTTTAGCAATAATAACTTTTCACTCTATTGAAGATAAAATCGTAAAGAATTTCTTTAAAACTTTAATTGAAGATAAACTTCCTGCGAAATTACCTGTATTTGTTGAAAAACAATACTTTGCCAAACAATTTAAACCTTCAAATAGAGAACTTCAAGAAAACAAGCGCTCAAGAAGCGCCAAATTAAGAGTGTTGTATAAAAAATAA
- the mutM gene encoding bifunctional DNA-formamidopyrimidine glycosylase/DNA-(apurinic or apyrimidinic site) lyase: MPEYPEVTVVRKTLQTEVKGKKILDLKIWDPKFIKNASLDEFVSFLKGETIEDISNTGKFLVFNLSNNKRMLSHLRMEGKYYLRDPKVLENYHYKHDYLYFYLSDNIVLAYNDTRKFGSFEIIDASLKDKSVHELKNLAQLPAFVNVDELYAKLQKSNKSIKTILLDQSLILGIGNIYADESLYHCNVFPMTKAKDISKNKLKEILQAAQEIMDASIVRGGSSVHSYKAVNGVVGTFQNELKVYGQAKKVCLKCKKSEIKKVKLDFKPNGRGTSYCPVCQKDPYEK; this comes from the coding sequence ATGCCAGAATATCCAGAAGTTACAGTTGTAAGAAAAACCCTCCAAACAGAAGTTAAGGGTAAGAAGATTTTAGATTTAAAAATTTGGGACCCAAAGTTTATTAAAAACGCCTCACTTGATGAGTTTGTTAGCTTTCTTAAAGGAGAAACAATCGAAGATATTTCCAATACTGGAAAATTTTTAGTATTTAATCTTAGCAATAATAAACGTATGCTATCACATTTAAGAATGGAAGGAAAATACTATTTACGTGATCCTAAAGTGCTTGAAAATTATCATTATAAGCATGATTATTTATATTTTTACTTAAGTGATAATATTGTTTTGGCTTATAACGATACTCGTAAATTTGGAAGTTTTGAAATCATTGATGCTTCTCTTAAAGATAAAAGCGTTCATGAACTTAAAAATTTAGCTCAACTTCCAGCATTTGTTAACGTTGATGAACTTTATGCGAAATTGCAAAAATCAAATAAGTCAATTAAAACCATTTTGCTTGATCAATCGCTTATTTTAGGGATTGGAAATATTTATGCTGATGAATCGCTTTATCATTGTAATGTTTTTCCAATGACTAAAGCTAAAGACATTTCTAAAAACAAACTTAAAGAAATTTTACAAGCCGCCCAAGAAATTATGGACGCAAGTATTGTGCGGGGAGGCAGTTCGGTTCACTCATATAAGGCAGTTAATGGAGTGGTTGGAACTTTTCAAAATGAACTTAAAGTTTATGGACAAGCCAAAAAAGTTTGCTTAAAATGCAAAAAATCCGAAATCAAAAAAGTAAAACTAGATTTTAAACCAAACGGAAGAGGAACAAGTTATTGTCCGGTATGTCAAAAGGATCCATATGAAAAATAA
- the rpoE gene encoding DNA-directed RNA polymerase subunit delta, with the protein MKTMLDIAIEVISEDTTKKFEFNEIFEVVERELQELWTQKFVSESTPYEKVRERKIGELHTLLTVDRRFERNQDGTWQSKSIEIF; encoded by the coding sequence ATGAAGACAATGTTAGATATTGCTATTGAAGTGATTTCAGAAGATACAACTAAAAAATTCGAATTCAACGAAATTTTTGAAGTAGTTGAGAGAGAACTTCAAGAATTATGAACCCAAAAATTTGTTTCTGAAAGTACTCCATACGAAAAAGTTAGAGAACGTAAAATCGGAGAACTTCATACATTATTAACTGTTGACAGACGTTTTGAAAGAAATCAAGACGGAACATGACAAAGTAAATCTATTGAAATTTTTTAA
- the fba gene encoding class II fructose-1,6-bisphosphate aldolase, whose translation MALVSASEMLKKAKEGKYAVPHININNLEWAKAVLVTAQAENSPVIIATSEGALKYMGGFKVVSGMIKGLIEELNIQIPVALHLDHGSYEGVKKALQTEGYTSVMFDGSHYPFAENYQKTAELVKLAKEKGYSFEAEVGTIGGEEDGIVGNGEFADPSEAAKMAALGIDVLAAGIGNIHGPYPTSWKSLSFETLQTISKAAGIGIVLHGGSGIPTEQIQKAISLGVTKINVNTELQQANHKALREYVLSGKDLEGKNFDPRKLYKPGYEAMCETVKAKIHEFGSNNKA comes from the coding sequence ATGGCATTAGTAAGTGCATCAGAAATGCTTAAAAAAGCAAAAGAAGGAAAATACGCTGTTCCACACATAAACATTAACAACTTAGAATGAGCAAAAGCAGTATTAGTAACTGCGCAAGCTGAAAACTCACCAGTAATTATTGCAACAAGTGAAGGTGCATTAAAATACATGGGTGGATTTAAAGTTGTTTCAGGAATGATTAAAGGTTTAATTGAAGAATTAAACATTCAAATTCCAGTAGCGCTTCACTTAGATCATGGATCATATGAAGGTGTTAAAAAAGCTCTTCAAACAGAAGGATATACATCTGTTATGTTTGATGGATCACATTATCCATTTGCTGAAAATTACCAAAAAACAGCCGAACTTGTTAAACTTGCAAAAGAAAAAGGATATTCATTTGAAGCAGAAGTTGGTACCATTGGCGGAGAAGAAGATGGAATTGTAGGAAATGGAGAATTTGCCGATCCTAGTGAAGCTGCAAAAATGGCCGCATTAGGAATTGATGTATTGGCAGCTGGAATTGGAAATATCCACGGTCCATACCCAACATCATGAAAATCATTAAGCTTTGAAACTCTTCAAACTATCTCAAAAGCAGCTGGAATTGGAATTGTGCTTCATGGTGGAAGCGGAATCCCAACCGAACAAATCCAAAAAGCCATCTCACTTGGTGTAACCAAAATTAATGTTAACACTGAATTACAACAAGCTAACCATAAAGCTCTTAGAGAGTATGTTCTTTCAGGAAAAGATTTAGAGGGGAAAAACTTTGACCCTAGAAAACTTTACAAACCTGGTTATGAAGCTATGTGCGAAACAGTTAAAGCAAAAATTCATGAATTTGGTTCAAATAATAAAGCTTAA
- a CDS encoding L-threonylcarbamoyladenylate synthase translates to MKDKFAQIHIFTTDTVTGVGGPVNEETLKVLYELKQRPLNKKIMILVASLEQAQKFPQWTEKATKTAQQYWPGAYSIIVNDQGFRMPKNEQLLQFLEQYGPMYVTSANISGNKPIQISQANDIFPQIKNVHDFGEGSNKASTIINLDKNGEIIIRD, encoded by the coding sequence ATGAAAGATAAATTCGCACAAATTCATATTTTTACAACCGACACAGTCACTGGTGTTGGAGGTCCGGTTAATGAAGAAACTTTAAAAGTTTTGTATGAACTAAAGCAAAGACCACTAAATAAGAAAATTATGATTTTAGTGGCTTCTTTAGAGCAAGCCCAAAAATTTCCTCAGTGAACTGAAAAAGCTACAAAAACTGCTCAACAATATTGACCCGGAGCTTACAGCATCATTGTTAATGATCAAGGTTTTCGTATGCCTAAAAACGAGCAATTATTACAATTTTTAGAGCAATATGGACCAATGTATGTAACTAGTGCGAATATCTCAGGAAATAAACCAATTCAAATTAGTCAAGCAAATGATATTTTTCCGCAAATTAAAAATGTGCATGACTTCGGAGAAGGTTCTAATAAAGCCAGCACAATAATAAATTTAGATAAAAATGGAGAAATTATCATTAGAGATTAG
- a CDS encoding division/cell wall cluster transcriptional repressor MraZ translates to MYGQHIRTVDDKNRVVLPPVFKDYLGSSFYITLGFDNNFELRSVQNFQEYNQKLQSKSQFNSKVRHLTRIIMSNVVEVNLDKQGRISLPKFIIDKLAIQKEVVFVGTGSMIELWSKEGFEAFENLFADGDLAKLAEEISHMKDDE, encoded by the coding sequence ATGTACGGACAACACATTCGAACTGTTGATGACAAGAACCGTGTAGTATTACCTCCGGTTTTTAAAGATTATCTAGGAAGTAGTTTTTATATTACTCTTGGGTTTGACAATAACTTTGAATTAAGAAGCGTACAAAACTTTCAAGAATATAACCAAAAACTTCAAAGTAAATCTCAATTTAACTCTAAAGTAAGACATCTTACAAGAATTATTATGAGTAACGTTGTTGAAGTTAACTTAGATAAACAAGGACGCATTTCTTTGCCCAAGTTTATTATTGATAAATTAGCTATCCAAAAAGAAGTTGTTTTTGTAGGAACTGGTTCAATGATTGAACTTTGATCAAAAGAAGGTTTTGAAGCATTCGAAAACCTTTTTGCTGATGGAGATCTTGCAAAACTAGCTGAAGAAATTTCACACATGAAGGATGATGAATAA
- a CDS encoding MAG3720 family protein yields the protein MQKSVGIFHLSNKALSFQMLEQINGNYLFDAKQFKRVIMPSNVLDIENYLKDIHNTLTTLNNQHLSLNVIIDDSILESVQVKLIKTTLLSEDISKLDDASVALEQLITQQIAQFENEQSVTKIATAITYEYLLYKSNNQVKIYHEFPKGKKFTKIVAKTSFAYQPKTCNYKHILSLFQALPSDELNVMLSSQINSVNLKDNSQVNLSVQVNQQSSVLALVYNGAIINYKKLLVGTDNLIYKIAIDEHISFNQARNKVKYLTKIDTSTTIEDQNLSLSYSLLKFFESFIQEQMIDFVAQKYIAPEKLNTLSFSGELDWMNNYFEKMSFLPSKIGFSQMYKPLSNTLNPLEKTQEPLTFSVLNFLNTFVWKQTNTVNTISSHYDLQHTKKQRFLLLRELFANLKLV from the coding sequence GTGCAAAAAAGTGTTGGAATTTTTCACCTTAGCAACAAAGCATTATCATTTCAAATGCTTGAGCAAATAAATGGCAATTATTTGTTTGATGCTAAACAATTTAAGCGCGTTATTATGCCAAGTAATGTGCTTGATATTGAAAATTACCTCAAAGACATTCACAACACCTTAACTACTTTAAATAATCAACACCTTAGTTTAAATGTCATCATTGATGACTCAATACTTGAAAGCGTTCAAGTCAAATTAATTAAAACTACTCTTTTAAGTGAAGATATTTCTAAACTCGATGATGCTTCAGTAGCATTAGAACAGTTAATCACTCAACAAATTGCACAATTTGAAAATGAACAAAGTGTAACTAAAATAGCTACAGCAATCACTTATGAATATCTTTTGTATAAGTCTAACAATCAAGTAAAGATTTATCATGAATTCCCAAAGGGAAAAAAATTTACTAAGATAGTCGCCAAAACTTCTTTTGCCTATCAACCAAAAACATGTAATTACAAACATATTTTGTCGCTTTTCCAAGCTTTACCAAGCGATGAATTGAATGTAATGTTAAGTAGCCAAATTAATTCAGTAAACTTAAAGGATAATTCTCAAGTCAACTTGTCTGTTCAGGTTAATCAACAAAGTAGCGTGTTAGCTTTAGTTTATAATGGAGCAATTATTAATTACAAAAAACTATTAGTGGGTACTGATAATTTAATTTATAAAATTGCCATCGATGAACACATAAGCTTCAACCAAGCACGCAACAAAGTTAAATATTTAACCAAAATAGATACTTCAACCACAATAGAGGATCAAAATTTAAGCCTTAGTTATTCTCTATTAAAATTCTTTGAAAGCTTTATACAAGAGCAAATGATTGATTTTGTTGCTCAAAAATACATTGCACCCGAAAAATTAAACACTCTTTCTTTCAGTGGTGAGTTAGATTGAATGAATAATTATTTTGAAAAGATGTCATTTTTGCCAAGCAAAATTGGTTTTTCTCAAATGTATAAACCACTTTCAAATACCTTAAATCCTCTTGAGAAAACACAAGAACCACTCACATTTAGTGTTTTAAACTTTTTAAATACTTTTGTGTGAAAACAAACAAACACTGTAAATACCATTTCAAGTCATTATGACTTACAACATACCAAAAAGCAAAGATTTCTCCTTCTTAGAGAATTGTTTGCAAACTTAAAATTAGTATAA
- a CDS encoding class I tRNA ligase family protein: MSYKIYVCGPTVYNSVHIGNIRPILTMDLILKAARNLGKNFFFVHNITDIDDKIINRAIAENTTEEAIAHKYTQEYLELLKLLNVNTISKIEYVTENLEYIQNFIKSLVLSKNAYADAQNNVWFDVIKNKHNYGKVSKQKLENMVFEDTNYSKKHQADFALWKQTQKGVQYKSIFGNGRPGWHTECCVLIYKNFGSSGVDLHGGGMDLTFPHHENENIQFQALTGNPIAKKWLRTGTLNLNGIKMSKSLNNVVLAKDFIQTHGADIYKFILLNNSVTGIINLDENTIHNANKIILKIRKIYFKLFNLQVRNAEFNTEIYNQAMNAILELNFSKFMTIVHELIKGSANDLVLAFTLKQIFDTMNFEFKDFNYAECVQLYSQWEQLNKEKKYSESDAIRNILIKKGVF; this comes from the coding sequence ATGTCTTACAAAATTTATGTGTGTGGTCCAACAGTTTACAACAGCGTTCATATTGGTAACATCCGACCAATTTTAACAATGGATTTGATCTTGAAAGCAGCAAGAAATTTAGGAAAAAATTTCTTTTTTGTGCATAACATCACTGATATTGATGACAAAATTATTAATCGGGCAATTGCAGAAAATACAACCGAAGAAGCAATAGCGCACAAATACACTCAAGAATATTTAGAATTACTTAAACTTTTAAATGTCAATACCATTTCAAAAATTGAATATGTTACTGAAAATTTGGAATACATTCAAAACTTTATTAAAAGTTTAGTATTAAGCAAAAATGCTTATGCAGATGCTCAAAATAATGTTTGGTTTGATGTTATCAAAAATAAACATAATTACGGAAAAGTTTCAAAGCAGAAACTCGAGAATATGGTTTTTGAAGACACAAATTATTCAAAGAAACATCAAGCAGATTTTGCTTTATGAAAACAAACTCAAAAAGGTGTTCAATATAAATCAATTTTCGGAAATGGACGTCCTGGATGACATACTGAGTGCTGTGTTCTTATTTACAAAAATTTCGGTTCAAGTGGAGTTGATTTGCATGGAGGAGGAATGGATTTAACATTTCCTCACCATGAAAATGAAAATATCCAATTTCAAGCTCTAACAGGAAATCCTATCGCTAAAAAATGACTTAGAACCGGAACCTTGAATTTAAATGGTATTAAAATGTCAAAATCACTTAATAATGTCGTTTTAGCTAAAGACTTTATTCAAACTCATGGTGCTGATATATATAAATTTATTTTGCTTAATAATTCAGTAACTGGAATTATTAATCTGGATGAAAATACTATACACAATGCCAATAAAATAATTTTGAAAATTAGAAAGATCTATTTTAAATTGTTTAATTTGCAAGTGCGTAATGCTGAATTTAATACTGAAATTTATAATCAAGCAATGAATGCGATTTTAGAACTTAATTTTTCTAAATTTATGACAATTGTACATGAGTTAATTAAAGGCTCAGCAAATGATTTAGTTTTAGCTTTTACTTTAAAACAAATTTTTGACACTATGAATTTTGAATTCAAAGATTTTAATTATGCTGAATGCGTTCAACTTTACAGCCAATGAGAACAACTTAATAAAGAAAAAAAATATTCAGAAAGCGATGCAATTAGAAACATTTTAATCAAGAAAGGGGTTTTTTAG